A window of the Lepus europaeus isolate LE1 chromosome 5, mLepTim1.pri, whole genome shotgun sequence genome harbors these coding sequences:
- the MRPS21 gene encoding small ribosomal subunit protein bS21m yields the protein MAKHLKFIARTVMVQDGNVEGAYRTLNRILTMDGLIEDIKRRRYYEKPCRRRQRESYETCRRIYNMEMTRKINFLMRKNRVDPWQGC from the exons ATGGCAAAACATCTGAAGTTCATCGCCAGGACTGTGATGGTGCAGGATGGAAATGTGGAAGGTGCATACAGGACCCTAAACAG GATCCTCACTATGGACGGGCTCATCGAGGACATTAAGCGACGGCGATACTATGAGAAGCCTTGCCGCCGGCGACAGCGGGAAAGTTATGAAACCTGCAGGCGCATCTATAACATGGAAATGACTCGAAAGATCAACTTTTTGATGAGAAAGAATCGAGTGGATCCGTGGCAGGGCTGCTGA